A genome region from Cognatishimia activa includes the following:
- a CDS encoding MATE family efflux transporter, whose product MTQQAEITHRRVLKIAVPIVLSNATVPILGAVDVGVVGQMGEAAPIGAVGMGAIILTTLYWFFGFLRMGTAGLVGQANGAGDSAEVSAILTRSLMIAGTAGVGLIVLQALLFRGAFALSPASEEVETLAASYLRIRIWTAPFAIAVYALTGWLVAMERTSGVFWIQLVMNGINIVLDLWFVLGLGWGVQGVAFATVIAEFTGAVFALWYCRDAFDNVEWRNWLRVFDREKVTRMMVLNLDILIRSAMLMAIFTSFVFIGARFGDVTLAANEVLTQFLHITAYAMDGFAFAAEALIARAIGQSNRARVRKAARYCMFWGGVTCVFLALGFALGGGYLIDVMAKSADVQDVARQYLWWMVLAPVTGFVAWMFDGIFIGATRGRDMRNMMAVSFVIYIAAVLALVPVYGNDGLWSALIISFIARGITLGLKYPGLERSVA is encoded by the coding sequence ATGACCCAGCAAGCGGAGATCACCCACCGCCGCGTGCTGAAGATCGCCGTACCCATTGTGCTGTCCAACGCCACGGTGCCCATTCTTGGGGCGGTTGACGTTGGCGTTGTGGGGCAGATGGGCGAAGCGGCTCCGATTGGGGCTGTCGGCATGGGCGCGATCATTCTGACGACGCTCTATTGGTTCTTTGGCTTTTTGCGCATGGGCACGGCCGGTTTGGTCGGTCAGGCCAATGGGGCAGGGGATAGCGCCGAAGTCTCGGCCATTCTGACCCGCTCTCTGATGATCGCAGGCACCGCGGGCGTCGGGTTGATTGTGTTGCAGGCCTTGCTCTTCCGCGGCGCATTTGCCTTGTCGCCTGCCTCTGAGGAGGTGGAGACTCTCGCGGCCTCATATCTACGCATTCGCATCTGGACGGCTCCTTTCGCAATTGCGGTTTATGCGCTGACTGGATGGCTTGTCGCGATGGAGCGCACCTCGGGGGTCTTTTGGATTCAACTCGTGATGAACGGGATCAATATCGTCTTGGACCTTTGGTTTGTCCTCGGGCTGGGCTGGGGCGTGCAGGGCGTTGCCTTTGCAACCGTGATCGCGGAGTTCACCGGTGCGGTCTTCGCGCTTTGGTATTGTCGCGATGCCTTTGACAACGTGGAATGGCGCAATTGGCTGCGGGTGTTTGACCGCGAGAAGGTCACGCGGATGATGGTTCTGAACCTCGATATCCTGATCCGTTCAGCCATGCTAATGGCGATCTTCACAAGCTTTGTCTTCATCGGCGCGCGTTTCGGCGATGTGACTTTGGCGGCAAACGAAGTCCTGACCCAGTTCCTGCATATCACGGCTTACGCGATGGATGGGTTTGCCTTTGCAGCCGAGGCCCTTATTGCGCGCGCGATTGGGCAATCCAACCGCGCCCGTGTGCGCAAGGCAGCGCGCTATTGCATGTTCTGGGGCGGGGTGACTTGTGTCTTTCTGGCGCTCGGCTTTGCGCTGGGCGGCGGGTATTTGATCGATGTCATGGCCAAGTCAGCCGATGTGCAAGACGTGGCGCGCCAGTATTTGTGGTGGATGGTCTTGGCTCCGGTCACGGGCTTTGTCGCCTGGATGTTTGATGGCATCTTCATAGGCGCAACGCGCGGGCGGGACATGCGCAACATGATGGCGGTGTCTTTTGTGATCTATATCGCTGCGGTCTTGGCCTTGGTGCCCGTTTACGGCAACGACGGGCTTTGGTCCGCGCTGATCATTTCCTTTATCGCACGGGGGATCACTTTGGGGCTGAAGTATCCGGGGCTTGAGAGATCTGTCGCCTAG
- a CDS encoding PaaI family thioesterase has protein sequence MSRPRPEPVQVVKQRRDAVLKALVSNIPYYSFMGFQFDRRGDEVTAIMPYNDSLIGNPMLPALHGGASAAFLEATALIVLSWSTLWEDMESGALSLEELEEGKLPRLPKTIDFSVDYLRTGLPRDSYARATLNRSGRRYASVFVEAWQDQRSRPYVQATGHFLMPQRQDNV, from the coding sequence ATGAGCAGACCTCGCCCAGAACCCGTCCAAGTCGTCAAGCAACGTCGCGATGCCGTGCTGAAAGCGCTGGTGTCCAATATTCCGTACTACAGTTTCATGGGGTTTCAGTTCGACCGTCGGGGCGATGAAGTCACGGCCATCATGCCATATAATGACAGCTTGATTGGCAATCCGATGCTGCCCGCCTTGCATGGCGGGGCCTCTGCTGCCTTTCTAGAGGCCACAGCTCTGATTGTTCTGAGCTGGAGCACCCTGTGGGAAGACATGGAGTCAGGCGCCTTGTCATTGGAAGAACTGGAGGAGGGCAAGTTGCCGCGTCTGCCCAAGACGATTGATTTCTCGGTCGATTATCTGCGCACCGGTCTGCCTCGGGATTCCTATGCGCGCGCAACTCTGAACCGTTCGGGCCGCCGTTATGCGTCTGTGTTTGTCGAAGCCTGGCAGGATCAACGCAGCAGGCCTTATGTGCAAGCCACAGGTCACTTCCTGATGCCTCAGCGGCAGGACAACGTTTAA